CTCTTCTGTGTTTCTAGAGTTGCTCTCACACATGACTGGACAGTCTTCGTTTCTGTAGGGTGCAGGACTTTAAAGCCGTGTTTGACTGTGCTACTTGTGCTGGATCTTTTAACCATGGTGTCTTTTGCATTACTGCTGGGTAAGGTATAGTTCTCAACCTCGGCAGAGCCTCGTTTTTGGGAGCTGGAGCTTGAGGACGATGGAGAGTTTGAGGCTGATCCACGGGCAGAATCTGAGCTGACAGGTGGGCTTTCCTCACCATAACCACAAACGTCTATCTGTGTGGGTTCTGTTTGGACCTCAGAGTTCACGGTTTCTCGAACATGGCCAGCATGAGGCAGGTGAATTCTGCAGGTCTGGTTTAGGTTCTGGTAGGGTGCGTTGGGAACATGGACCTGGGGGTGGAGCAACCGTCTGTAGTCAACTGGTTGAATGTGAGGGTGGGGCAGGATGTAGGCCGGAGCCTGCATATAGGGAGGAGGGAATGAGGGCATCACCATACCATAGCCTGAGGAGGTAGAAAGAAGTATTAGTCAAATTAACTGAGATGATGGTTCAAGTCCAATAGGTGCTACCTTACAATATAAAAACCTGAGTTTACATAGCTTTTGTAGACCACATTTACAAATATTTCATACATTACATATTTGTATTAGACAAGTTTGTACAGACATGTTCATGCTATTGTGGCCACCACTTGAATCAAACAAACTGTACCCAGTAGTAAATGTCCTTTTAGCTTTCACCTCAAATATGGCAATAGTAAAAGGGAATTGACGGAATGTCTAAAACCTGAATATCAGCACCAAAATTTACAAAGGAAAAACCCCATAGCCTCACCCATGCCTGGGAAGCCACCAAAAGGGGAATAGGAGAAGGGCATGGGCCACTGGCAGTGGAGGAAATGGGGTGGAGGTAGAGCATGCAAGACAGGCCGGGCAGAGATGTGGTGTTGGGAATGGAATGAAGGTCCTGGCTCTTGGCTGGTGCCGTACAGTCCTGGATCTTGCTGCACAGAGGTTGGTCCACCGCCAACGCGAGTGAATAGGTTCCCTCCATTTGATCCTGAATTAACTAGTAAAGGTCTTGCTGCCATATTCAACCTACAgaggcagaggaagaagaagacaggTTTGCATCCATACTAGTAATTTCTGAAAACAGCTGGCCTCTAaattttagcaaacattactcaaacaggagaaaATAGTGCTTTTTGGAACTATTTTCAGTGGTGGATTAAATCACATTTGCCAATAGGAAGTGTGTGGATTAAAGCCACTATGCTTGTAATAACATTAAGTATATTATAAGATACACATTACTCAACTGCAGTTAAGATAAGACATTAGCAGCTAACCTGTGTTTAACTACCACTCATTAAACAGCCTCCATAcaccttttcacagcagacgtGTTGTGGCAGTAAAACCACCGGAAGGGACTAAAAACAATAATAGCTGCATTTGACTTATGTTTCTCACTTCCAGGGTCTTGGTACAGTGCATGTTGTTTCACTAGCAAGCACAATATTAGGTTTACTAGGGCACTTTAATAGAAAAGAGCCTCATCACTTCGCTTtacctgctatgacaagtcaagtTTTCTTCCTACTAAAAGTCTTTGTCTTATAAAGCCACTACCACCACGTAAAAACCATGCCTCTAAATCTTTGATATGCATTTCCATGTTGTCTGATGTGACGGAAATGTAGTCACTTACCTTTTTGAGAACTTGGACATGAAAAACACAGAGCAATAGACACACCTGAGTTTAAGTAGCTGCTGATCAGTCAAGTGTGTGTATCATCAGCTGATTTGAAGTTTTGAAGCACTCAGCAAGAGGCCTCCTGCAGGACTGAATGTCAGTGTGCCATCAAAACACTAGATGGAGCCAAACTCCAGTCAGACAATAAGGGGCTCAGCTTGCTGTTCTGGAggctagatttaaaaaaaaaaaatgccacggTTCCTTACCTATTCAGTAAACCCACTGATACTCTGAACCaagcctctctcatctgttttagTTGGTATAATGAATTGGTATCATAAATTGTtacactgtttttctttctgaagATTTATCTGTGTGAACCTACCTTGAACcaatcctcctttcctctggtAACCCTTTCTTATCTATTTACTCTCATGTCATTGAAGTGAATAGAGTGATTGTTAGAATAgtcttaatttttttattttttacatgtaatctttttttaacatgtaaactttgaattgttttaaataGTAAGTATAATAATAAGTATTGTATGTCCCTTATACAATACTATAGTCagcatttgttgttttaaaatgtgattgtgAAACTTATGGGAGGGATACATATTCTGTCAGATGGCATTTTCATACATACTTCAGATCACACCTAATTCCCTTGGTGAATATGGcgaagtgttttgtttttggccaCCAAGCTGAAGACTCTTTCATGGTCTTATCATTTTTGCTAAAAGCTGCAGGTTACCCTGGCTCACAATGAATACATTTGTCTCATATAGCCAAAGGATAAGTCCTCCCCTATCAGTCAGGTGGTATTCTCTGATTCTGTAAAGTACAGGCTTACATCCTTTCCTAACCTCATCCATCATTTTGGCAACATGTTCAGCTTTGCAGAAGGCAAGCTGATTTTTCTGAAGCTGCAGCTCTAATGTCAAAAGATAAGGTTCCTCCTTTTGAAGAGTTTGGTTTGCAGTTTCAAACACTGGGATTGGCCAGCTTCAAAAAGAGAGCATAAAGTTTTGACTGTGGAGCAGTTAGACCACCCAGATGTGATTTATTGACTTTGTTACTGTGTATTCACTTAGTAAATGAGCTATGATGAAGTAATCCATTCAGGAGTAAAGGCCATGTGATTGTCGTATGCTGTTTAGTTTCCCTGGGAAAGACCGCCAGCCAACCTCAGCCTTAACCTCAAAGGCATGATCACATTGTCatctttgttgcttttcttctttttgtttcagCTATCTTCTAGCAGTGCTAAGGCCTCTATCAGTTGTGTTTAAGAAGTGCAGCCACATGTGATTCTTTACCCATCAAGAGGGCTTCGGTTTCGAGCAGGATTAGTAGTTATTTTTTACCACACTGTGTcagaacacagtaaacacataaTCCAGCTGTTTTCCTCAGCTCATTATTCACTGGATAAAAGTCATTTTGATTTGGATCTGTGCTGAAACATTCAACTTGAAGCCCTATTAAGGTCAGTCTTGTGAGGAGGAAGGATTTGCACCTTTAAGGGCTTTGTGCCAAATCCTTCACACAAGGCGGTCCATTGGAATGCACTTCCACTCATGCACATAATATCTGTTGACAACATACCTGACCTCCTGAGGAAAGTGGTACTTTTTATTACATCCCTGAGAGCTGCGAAAAAGTGGACAACATGAAGCCCAAATCTCTTCCATCAAGGTTGTTTGACAGAAATTCAGCATCAGGTGAGACTCTGAATATACgagcagcaaaatatcaacGGCATGTGGACTGCGAGGATCACCAAGAGAGTCTGTATCACTCTGGCCACAATGACAGCCAGCCAGTGTGCCACAACAGCAGTCAAAATGAGAAGAGCCACAGAGAAGTTCATTTTGCATTTCTGCCAGAGAGGTATAAGCCACTGGTGGATGAGGAGGCGCAAGTCAAGGCAAaagtagagaagaagaaaaggaagaaagaaaagtacaaaaaaGTAAAGAAGGTTGGTGTTACCAGTTACATTTTCTTGACCTGTTAATATTTAATGAACATGAAACAGTGTGTATTCTTATGGCACTGTAAAAGTTTCACTGTGGTTaagttaaaatgtaaaacacaattGTTTTCAGTCTCAATCAAATTCATTTAATACATTAATTATTGAAAAAACTGCAAAACTCCTAAAATGAATCTGCATAAATCTGTTGTCACCCTCTGCTATAAAGTATCCTGAAAATATGAATTTGCTCAGTATGTGGGCTATTTTAAtacgttgtgttttatgatgttaCTGCATAATCATCCCCATTTAGTTTGTAATTATTGAGGTAATAACTAGtcataaaaaataatacaactcAATTGTGTACAGCTTTAGAGCTTACGAACCACTGAAAGGTTGTATGTCTAAAATTAAACAAACCTAATTATCACAGTTAGGATAAAAGCTTTCAGGTATGATCACATAAGAATTACAGCTGTGTTCTCTTTGGCAAACAGCACCAGTTCATCTTGGATATCTGCTCTTCTGGGCTCACAATTGACCGGTCAGACTAAAGCCAGAGATAAGTCTCACTAAAGAGTTTTAAAGCTTCATATGTGTCCCCTGTCTGGCCTCTCTGAGAAAAATGCATAGCTGAGGAGACAGAAGAACATCCTGACAAACAATGTAGAGGTCAGAATAAATACAGCACAGTCTGTAGAGATAACATGAGGTGAGTTCCTTTAACAACAGTGGTCTATTTACTGGgcaataaaagcaataataaCCCATACGTCTGTGTGATTGATAAGTAAATGACTTGCGAACTATGACCTTAAACAACAATATTACAGATAATTAAACTGACTAACACTGAAGTTTATCAGTGAAAAGGCACACTTGTTTGTATTCAATATTAACAGACTCTTATTAGTGGGTCATGTTGGCTGCTATTATTATGATCTATATACAGGTTTTGTTATCATAGTGTATTTGACTCAACTTAAGCATACCTATATGGATGTAGAGTTTAATAATCAGTTCAACTGTGGATAGAGTTACTGTCACTTAGTTTACACTGCAATGATCAAGTAGTATAGCTTTTTAAAAGTactgttcaacattttgttCATGTTCAGTGAATATGAACTAttacagtgtttgttttgtatgaatATACTTGAAttgatttttgtcttttcttgtaGTTTCAATTTGGGTTGAATGTGAACTCAACAGGACATCAATCATCAGTATCATTCAAATTATTCTAATACAATGTTGATTATAGAAAGATTGTGGAACCAGTGTGCAAATAAATCTACACAAATTAGCTGACTAAAGTAATGGGATGATTGCAGTTCAAGTATTATCTGAACTGAAGTCAATAAGTCAAGATAGTAATTGCTTTTAACCTACAAATCATCCTTAATTATATGCACAACATAAAATCTTACCAGCAGTCTTTTTACACTTTGAATTGCTTTATGTTGTGATTTATAAGGAAATGGCTCATGACCACAATAAATTTATCAGTGAGCTGGTATTCTTGTTATATACTCTTATCAGTTATTCATGACCTACATAAATCTGTGAAAACATGCTGAAGAATGTCAGGTAAACTAATCAGAAATGTGTGATAGGCTACTTAAGTGTGAAAGTTCATTCTTCACCTTGGAAAGGGTAGTTAGACAAATACATCTTCAATAAAGGTTCAATAATGCGTTTTTGTCAAACTATCCTATTTATAATCTGTACCTTATTTTTTCTGTCATTAGTTTGGTAGTTGACTCAATAATCAGTTTTAAGTTTAAATAATGAGTTCAACTAGTGAGTAGAGTCATGTTTTACTACATTGAAGAAGTACAGATTGTTTTTGCTCtacttttcaaaaaacatctgaCTTCCTGCATCCGCTTCAGACGGTCAGCCCTTTCCTGTTTAAAGAGTACAGGAGACAATAGGGTTCACGgggctttttgtttacattttatggATGAATGCAGACTGGACCGCTCCTCCTGTAGTGCTATTGTTCTAAAACACCACATGTGCCGGTTGCTTCTGTCTGATTTAATGTAATTTCTTAATTGCCATATCTTTAACCTAATTCTGTTAAAACAacttataataattattaataattatatcATAGTTGGGTGGTTTAATTCACATTTGAATCCCCCTCTGAATGACCATGAGTAGGTTACTTAGAATAGTCTATAGATAATTGTATTATTGTTTGTCTACAGAGTTGATTATTATGGctgtatgtttttctttcagaaTGTTGGCAAGGCACTACGCTCTACCTGGAAGTGTCTAATGCTTGGGCTGTACAATTTTGCCCTCGGCTACTCTACTCCGATCACAATGGCTGCTACTTTTGTCCCCGACTTTCACCCAGGCAGAAATACGACCTGAGCCGAGCCACATGCACCGCCTCCGGTTTCTTTGcaaactgtactgtatataccagTTCATATGTTTataatgtttgtgtatttaaaatttcatttttatattggTTTCTATAAATTGTAATCAAAATATTCTTATGCTTCTAtaaaataggcctttttcacagcagacatttttacttGTCAAAGTAGGAAAAACATGTGATGTTCTAATCAACTGTCTCAGTcatcatttatttcattatttacgGTGACATGTTGTTGATCAAATAATCCTAATGTCCTACTGTTGGTCATAATATACCGTATGGCACACTTTTTAACCAGATTCTTTATGAATAGACTCATTGCACTCTTTATGTATGAACTCCTTAAGCCTAAATCACATATTGCTCATGCAACATGTGCCTTTTTTCCCTTGGAGAATGTGTTTTTATCCAGAATCTAGctggtgtttgcatgtgtgcagAGGGATTATGTGGGAATATGCACCTGCAGCAGGAAGGACAGGAACATTTACTGTAGCTGCAGATAAAGTGAAACAGGGCAGATACCTCCTTACAGGCAGGAAAGACATCATCATTTGAAAAGATGAGTAAATCAAGGCTGAAAGGATGTAGGCAGAGAGAGTAAGAAACCAGGCCACCCCCTCCTCTCAGAGTGAAGCAACTGGACCACTAATCTCAAGAGTATTTTTCAATTCTCAAACTGTCTAAGCAATAAACGGACAACAGACTACTGATGACTGGAGGTGATGGGGATTAAAAGGCTTTGCTTACATTTCTGTGGAGTACAAGTTTATGATGATTTTCAGATTGGAATATAATGGTGTGACTTTTAAAGCTAGTACCAAACACTTTAGCATTTCTACACGTGTgcattttttcagttttaaaggTTATTCAAGTCATGATATTTGCAAGTTGGTGCATGATAAAATGTTAATAAACTGTTTAACAAAATGTAATCATGTATTAATAGTGGCCAAATGAGTGTGCTAAAGCAATAACGTCTCGAAATAAAGCCTTTTAAAGTgctaaaaagacagaaataccGGATTTTTATTGAATATCAAAGGATGCAAGCTCATGTAAGGAAAATAGAATGTTTTGAGGAAATTTTGTAATTCAGAGGCAAGAGAGATATAAATTGATAAAATATGAGGGATGATTAAAATAATGGATGGGATCAGAAGGAAATATAGATATCCAATTACTGCTGTAACAGATGAAAAAACTGATATTCTGCTACAAACATTTGTTAAAGTTCAGATTATATTTGAGACTAggggagaagagggagagacgCTTGCTAGAGaatattacaaaatgaagaTATCAATAATTTATAAGTATTTCATTTACAAAGGCATTACTGAATCGTGCTATTAGGAAACCAACCGAGGATGTCTCCACCAAGCAAAGACTGTTTTGTTATGTGATGAAAAATCATCTTTGTA
The Sander vitreus isolate 19-12246 chromosome 18, sanVit1, whole genome shotgun sequence genome window above contains:
- the LOC144533238 gene encoding uncharacterized protein LOC144533238 → MKPKSLPSRLFDRNSASGETLNIRAAKYQRHVDCEDHQESLYHSGHNDSQPVCHNSSQNEKSHREVHFAFLPERYKPLVDEEAQVKAKVEKKKRKKEKYKKVKKNVGKALRSTWKCLMLGLYNFALGYSTPITMAATFVPDFHPGRNTT